In Gemmatimonadota bacterium, the genomic stretch AGATTCGATACGCTGAGCAAAACGACGCGCATCGCCGGCGTGCATTTCCCCGAGGGATCCTATTCCTACAACCAGGCAAACGTGTTCCTCTTCACCGACAGCGGCCGGAAGTTCTCCGGTCGAGGCAGTGTCCGGTACGGTCGATTCTACGGCGCCGATCTGCTCAGTCTTTCGAGCGAACTTTCCATTAAGCCGAACCCCCGTTTCGCGCTGGAACCGGGTATCACGCGCAGCCGCGTCGACCGGGGCAACCGTGAGGGACTGGAGGCCGACGAATACGATCATCGTACCCAGCTCATACCCAGCGTCCGGATGAGTTACGCCTTCACGCCGAACCTTTCATTCTCCTCTTTCATCCAGTTCAACGCGGACAGGCAAAGGGAGATCGACGACTTCCACACGAATACGGTTACGATGAACCTCCTTCTCGCCTACCGATCGCCCTTCGGCCACTCGTTCTTCCTGGCCTTCAACCAGTTCCGTGACGACGACCTAGATACCGACGGAAGCTTCGGGGTTTACGAACGGACGCCGCTAAGGCTGCGGGACCAGCAGATCGTGGCCAAGGTCTCCTACCTGTTCAACCTGTAGGCTGTTTCCAATCATACTGAATATGAACCTGCTTAGACCGATAGCCGTGGTGTACGCACTTACGATTTGTCTGCTTCTCGCTGCGCACGGCGAGGCGGCAGCCCAGGATCGGAGAACCTCGGGCTGGTACGTTTCCGGTGGGTTGGGCGGCAACCTGGCCTACGGCCTGGACCAGTCGGGCTCGAACACGGAATCCACCTGTTATCCCACCAGCGCCTGTTTCGATATGATTCTGCGGGACATTCCCGGCTACCGGTGGCGTTACGACCCATCCGCCGACCGGGGTATCGGATACGATGCGGCCGTCGGACGGATATTCGACCGCACCCGAATCGAGGTCGCGTACGCGCAACGGAGAAACAAGGTCGACCAGGGTCCGCCCCTTGAGATCACTTACCTCGACGGCAGCACGGCGGGCGCCAGTTCCTTCCTTGGTCGGGGGCTAGTTCAGGCTACCAGCACAAATTTCTTTGAAGACTTCGTGACGAGAACGGTGTCTCTGAACGCGTATTACGACCTTCCCTTCGGACCGAGCAGGATCACGCCCTACGTGGGGGTGGGAACCGGCATTGCGTTCGTGGAACTGACCCGGATCTTCTTTTCGATCGAATACAGCGACCCCTCCGGAGAGGGTACGATCTACGACCCGCCCCTGTCCTTCTACAACAGCAAGCAGGATACCAAATTGTCGGACACGGTATTCGCGGGGCATGTGTACGCGGGCGCCGACTACAGCCTGAACGATCGTGCCGCAGTCGGCCTGAAAGCGGCCTATTCGAGGGTGGACGACGTGGAACACATCGGGACGTACGAGTACCATCCCCACTTCGATACGGATCCTTCGCTTACAAACAAAAACACGTTCAGCGCCACGAACCACTGGTCCGTGACACTGAACGTGCGCTTCCTGTTTGGTAATTGACTGGAATGTCGTTTCCCGGACCGGGCGATGCCCACCGGGCCTCCAACCGCCGAGCCTCCAACCGCTGGGCCTCCAACCGCCGGGCTTCCAACCGCCGAGCCTCCAACCGCTGGGCCGTCAACCCAACCCTACCCCGTAGAATCGACGAAGACCTGGTGCGCGCTGCGGTCCTTTCCGCCATCCTGCGCATGCTGGTATGACCGGTGCTCGGACGGCTTGCCAAGCGAGGTAAGGGCCAGCATTTTCTCCGCGGTCTTCGTGGCCACGTAGGGCCGCCGGATGTCCGTCGGGTTCGCCTGGATGTGCTGCTTCCATGCGCCCAGATCCGTCTTCGCCTGGATCAACCCCTTGATCATCCCCATGTCGTTCAACATGGCCACGTCGTCCGCGGGACCCAGGATGATCGCCCCGGTGATCGTGGAGCCGTCCCAGATCAGCTTCCGGTAGACCGGACGGTTGGCGTTGATGACCTCGGTGACGTCGCCGTCGCCGGACCAGTCGCCGAAACTGGCGCACTGCAGGCCGCACACGTCCAGGATGTTGATCAGCAGGCTGCCAGGATACTCCACGTCCTGGCCGGCCATATTCGCGCCCGCGATCCGGCCGTGGTCGACGGCGGTGGGCTGAATGGCGTGTACCGCCTGACCGCCGGAGGACAGGTCCGGTCCCTCGGCCACGTCACCCGCCGCATACACGTTGGCCACGTTGGTCTGGCACCGGTTGTTGACCAGGACGCCCTCGTTGGTCTCGATACCCGATCCGTCGAGAAAGCCGATATTGGCCTTGATCCCTGTGGCGACGATGACCACGTCCGCGCGGGTGGACGACCCATCGGAAAGCTGCAGGGTCTTCACGCCGTCGTGGCCGTGATCGATGGCCTGCACGCTCACGCCGGTGTGGACTTCGACGCCCTGGGACTCGAGCCAGGAGCCCACCAGGGAAGCGCCCTGGGCGTCCAGCATGCGAGGCAGCACCTGGTCTTCCAGTTCGATCACCTTCAGGCGTGCGCCGCGCTTGTGCATCGCGTTGAGGATGATGAATCCGATGAACCCGGCCCCGATGAAGGCCACCTCGGCATCGCTTCCCAGGGCGTCCACGGTCTTTTCCGCGTCGGCCACGGTCCAGAGATTGTGGACGCCGTCGCCGTCCGCGCCGGGTATGTTCAGCTGCTGGGCGGACGATCCCGTGGCGATCAGCAGGTTGTCGAAGGGTACCATGGATCCGTCGCTGAGCGTGAGCATGCTCGCGTGGGGATTCACCTCGGAGACGCTGACTCCGAAGCGGGTCTTCACCCCCAGCCTGCCGAAATAGTCGTCGTCTCCTGTATTCACCTGCTCGACCGGTATATTTCCTGAAATGTAGTAGGGCAGGGCCATGCGGGAATAGGCCGGTTCATCGGAGATCAGGGTGATGGACGCGTCCGCATCGTAACCGCGGATCGTTTCGATGGCATTCATCCCGCCCGGTCCGCCGCCTACAATCACGTGTTCTGTCGCCATAATCCGCTCCTTCTAAAGAAAGTACCGAAAAACGAAAGTACAGGTCATCAGTGGTTACGCAAGTCCCAGCTCCATCAGTTTTTCCCTGGTGGGCCGTCCGTCCGCCGTCCAGCCCCGGGCCGCGTAGTAGTCCGGCAGCATGGCGTCGAGATCGACGGTCACTCCCGCCGACGGCCCTTCCTTGTGGGC encodes the following:
- a CDS encoding outer membrane beta-barrel protein encodes the protein MNLLRPIAVVYALTICLLLAAHGEAAAQDRRTSGWYVSGGLGGNLAYGLDQSGSNTESTCYPTSACFDMILRDIPGYRWRYDPSADRGIGYDAAVGRIFDRTRIEVAYAQRRNKVDQGPPLEITYLDGSTAGASSFLGRGLVQATSTNFFEDFVTRTVSLNAYYDLPFGPSRITPYVGVGTGIAFVELTRIFFSIEYSDPSGEGTIYDPPLSFYNSKQDTKLSDTVFAGHVYAGADYSLNDRAAVGLKAAYSRVDDVEHIGTYEYHPHFDTDPSLTNKNTFSATNHWSVTLNVRFLFGN
- a CDS encoding NAD(P)/FAD-dependent oxidoreductase gives rise to the protein MATEHVIVGGGPGGMNAIETIRGYDADASITLISDEPAYSRMALPYYISGNIPVEQVNTGDDDYFGRLGVKTRFGVSVSEVNPHASMLTLSDGSMVPFDNLLIATGSSAQQLNIPGADGDGVHNLWTVADAEKTVDALGSDAEVAFIGAGFIGFIILNAMHKRGARLKVIELEDQVLPRMLDAQGASLVGSWLESQGVEVHTGVSVQAIDHGHDGVKTLQLSDGSSTRADVVIVATGIKANIGFLDGSGIETNEGVLVNNRCQTNVANVYAAGDVAEGPDLSSGGQAVHAIQPTAVDHGRIAGANMAGQDVEYPGSLLINILDVCGLQCASFGDWSGDGDVTEVINANRPVYRKLIWDGSTITGAIILGPADDVAMLNDMGMIKGLIQAKTDLGAWKQHIQANPTDIRRPYVATKTAEKMLALTSLGKPSEHRSYQHAQDGGKDRSAHQVFVDSTG